Proteins from one Cellulosilyticum lentocellum DSM 5427 genomic window:
- a CDS encoding VOC family protein — translation MPSLILYNEKIDVLLIEKLKFCGGIMRIGEVGLLTNDVIRLANFYKLLLGIDNGSDNDVHQTILAEETMLTVYNDGSVKNNANQNMCIAFTVKDIDVEYERIVNMGIEIIEKPIIRPWGAKNMSFYDPDRNVVYLRSFRGEQIVTIDS, via the coding sequence ATGCCTAGCCTTATTTTATATAATGAGAAAATAGATGTTTTATTGATTGAAAAACTCAAATTTTGTGGAGGGATTATGAGAATAGGGGAAGTTGGATTATTAACAAATGATGTTATAAGATTAGCGAATTTTTATAAATTATTGCTTGGGATAGATAATGGTAGTGATAATGATGTGCATCAAACAATTTTAGCAGAAGAAACTATGTTGACAGTGTATAATGACGGTTCTGTAAAAAACAATGCAAATCAGAATATGTGTATTGCATTTACTGTAAAGGATATTGATGTAGAATATGAAAGAATTGTAAATATGGGAATTGAAATTATTGAAAAACCCATCATTCGTCCATGGGGAGCAAAAAATATGAGTTTTTATGATCCAGATAGAAATGTAGTCTATTTGAGAAGTTTTCGGGGAGAACAAATAGTTACTATAGATAGCTAA
- a CDS encoding IS30 family transposase, with amino-acid sequence MDYPINTTNPRRHKHLNFEERMTIQIRLKDDFSPYKIAKELGRASNTIRNEIARCTVTQIKQGRKVQLYLADAGERIYLQHRTHCCPKFKRLSCNDFVSYVCTTMKLNKWSIDACVGYAILNQLFTRCEMVCTKALYNYIDLGLLEICNVNLPMKLRRNTKPKRVRTNRRILGISIKERPASIDTREEFGHWEIDTVIGTKDKNDSVLLTLAERKTRHYIVRKIESKTSHTVLKELSNLKEYYGKQFNQVFKSITSDNGQEFAQLFKIEQEASVKVYFTHPYASCERGTNERHNGMLRRFLPKGVAINGYSADDIAFIESWCNTLPRKLLNYHTPKELFEDELILFMPYNFSGEIKEHS; translated from the coding sequence ATGGACTACCCTATTAATACTACAAATCCACGTAGACATAAACATCTAAACTTCGAAGAACGTATGACAATCCAGATTCGACTAAAAGATGACTTTTCGCCATACAAAATTGCCAAAGAGTTAGGCCGCGCCTCTAATACAATTCGCAATGAAATCGCAAGATGCACTGTTACACAAATTAAACAAGGTCGTAAAGTACAACTTTATCTCGCAGATGCAGGTGAGCGCATTTACCTTCAACATCGTACACATTGCTGTCCCAAATTCAAACGCCTATCTTGTAATGATTTCGTATCCTACGTGTGCACAACAATGAAATTGAATAAATGGTCTATAGATGCCTGCGTTGGATATGCTATCCTTAATCAACTTTTCACTCGTTGTGAAATGGTTTGTACAAAGGCGCTCTATAATTACATTGATCTAGGTTTGCTGGAAATCTGTAACGTGAATTTACCTATGAAACTCAGGAGAAATACCAAACCTAAGCGAGTTCGTACGAATAGACGTATTCTGGGTATAAGCATCAAAGAAAGACCAGCTAGTATTGACACTAGAGAAGAATTTGGCCACTGGGAAATAGATACTGTCATCGGTACTAAGGATAAAAATGATAGTGTTCTCCTTACTTTGGCTGAACGAAAAACAAGGCATTATATCGTTCGTAAAATTGAGTCTAAGACATCTCATACCGTTTTAAAAGAACTATCTAACCTCAAAGAGTACTATGGTAAACAGTTTAATCAAGTCTTTAAAAGTATTACCAGTGATAACGGTCAGGAGTTTGCTCAACTATTTAAAATAGAACAAGAAGCTTCTGTAAAGGTATACTTTACCCATCCCTATGCATCATGTGAACGAGGTACTAATGAAAGGCATAACGGGATGTTAAGGCGTTTTCTTCCAAAAGGGGTAGCTATAAATGGATATAGTGCGGATGATATTGCTTTCATTGAGAGCTGGTGTAACACCCTCCCAAGAAAACTCCTCAATTATCATACTCCCAAGGAACTATTCGAAGATGAACTGATATTATTTATGCCGTATAATTTTAGTGGTGAAATAAAAGAGCACAGTTAG
- a CDS encoding DUF6070 family protein — translation MKNKWVSLLGILGILLLGGCAERRPPSGEIVSETLTGREVEVVEYDDTVEQENYNLIIEPEEKQKIEKEAVQVALLYKTIYKAADKGESYNVVISEEIVEEIKECLARKNKVVIDDAGHFNMANSKLAQVFCEAALSGEEAEVTIYELHRNGGYSRLDFHVKNKQMDLMVVSVEWNESIEPQVTYMEKYQLKNWKYTDKGYLIYERYFSPFIECSGYNILRVRPLKEEYLELTNAYIRPIGYQGNNLFLANWNKEDMTPIAFNDVFEYFYYLRKGESIYVERYKKGIPELEFETILCTYLPITGEEVKKFAYYDQQTKYYKWQVLGCANYTATPKGYPVPEVIDCIRNKDGSITLTVDALWEEYGTDCAFTHEVTIVPQSDGNFCYIGNSIQPKGNQIIPVYRNRIKID, via the coding sequence ATGAAAAACAAATGGGTTAGCTTATTGGGTATTTTAGGAATCCTACTGCTAGGAGGTTGTGCTGAAAGAAGACCTCCCTCAGGTGAAATAGTAAGTGAAACATTAACTGGGCGAGAGGTAGAAGTGGTGGAATATGATGATACAGTAGAACAAGAAAATTATAACCTCATAATAGAACCGGAAGAAAAGCAAAAAATAGAAAAAGAAGCAGTGCAGGTGGCTTTACTTTATAAAACTATTTATAAGGCAGCTGATAAGGGAGAGTCATATAATGTAGTGATTTCAGAAGAAATCGTTGAAGAAATTAAAGAATGTCTAGCTAGAAAGAATAAGGTTGTTATAGATGATGCTGGGCATTTTAATATGGCAAATAGTAAGCTTGCTCAAGTATTTTGTGAAGCAGCACTTTCAGGAGAGGAGGCTGAGGTAACCATTTATGAACTTCATAGAAATGGTGGATATTCAAGATTAGATTTTCATGTAAAAAATAAACAAATGGATTTAATGGTAGTAAGTGTTGAGTGGAACGAATCTATAGAACCTCAGGTAACTTATATGGAAAAATATCAGTTGAAGAACTGGAAGTATACAGACAAAGGATATTTGATTTATGAAAGATATTTTTCACCGTTTATAGAATGTAGTGGCTATAATATTCTTCGAGTTAGACCACTAAAAGAAGAATACCTAGAGCTTACTAATGCGTATATAAGGCCTATTGGATATCAAGGTAATAATTTGTTTTTAGCGAATTGGAACAAAGAGGATATGACACCCATTGCTTTTAATGATGTATTTGAGTATTTTTACTATTTAAGAAAGGGAGAATCTATATATGTAGAGCGTTACAAGAAGGGTATCCCTGAGCTAGAATTTGAAACTATTTTATGTACTTATCTTCCTATTACGGGAGAAGAGGTAAAAAAATTCGCTTATTATGATCAGCAGACAAAATATTATAAGTGGCAAGTATTAGGTTGTGCAAATTATACGGCTACGCCAAAAGGTTACCCTGTTCCAGAGGTAATTGACTGTATAAGAAACAAGGATGGAAGTATAACATTAACGGTAGATGCTTTATGGGAAGAATATGGTACAGATTGTGCATTTACACATGAAGTGACTATTGTGCCTCAATCTGATGGTAACTTTTGTTATATAGGAAATAGCATACAACCAAAAGGAAATCAAATCATTCCAGTTTATAGAAATAGGATAAAAATAGATTAA
- a CDS encoding BlaR1 family beta-lactam sensor/signal transducer codes for MYLPFSIHFLVCCFLLSFFIGGILLVKYLFKNQLSTTFQYYLDFILCFTLLVPFIPNTFFYWNIRTLLPFSFSDSTTYSEYGNYSKQTLSIINQRLLQDFSISTDKQLPDLLITSFEVIWLSGILLLVLIAICYHKRFYQKQKYLKPVTDSALISLLATCKQELGITSFIDLRLSSSIKSPILIGLLKPKIILPHSLTQSYSIQEVRYIFLHELQHYKHKDILINYIISALTIIYWFHPLILYALKEMKLDRELVCDSSVLNGLEEDQYADYGYTLIHFADQAHSYPLAPRTNLSQGKDLLKKRIIHITHYQSPSKKLKVKSYFIFGLVVLITLQTLPLIARPISNKVAFNFGSSNVKEEDLHAFFGDYIGTFVLYDLEEDTYSIYNKTHALERTSPNSTYKLYSALFALDANTITPEHSKRIWDGTIYPFETWNQDQTLISAMNYSVNWYFQDLDTALGASKLATYLKKLHYGNEDLSGGMDTFWLNSSLKISPLEQVQLLTAFYKQDLAFNPKDILTLKQAIKISESSTYILSGKTGTGRVNDKDISGWFMGYIEKSGKAYIFATHIASKEYADGARAADIAISILKEKGLYEAS; via the coding sequence ATGTACTTACCTTTTTCTATTCACTTTTTAGTTTGCTGCTTTTTACTTTCTTTTTTTATAGGAGGTATTTTATTAGTTAAATACCTCTTTAAAAATCAGCTTTCTACAACATTTCAATATTATCTAGATTTTATCCTTTGTTTTACTTTACTAGTGCCCTTTATTCCGAACACCTTCTTTTACTGGAATATACGAACCTTATTACCTTTTAGTTTTAGCGATTCTACAACATACTCTGAGTATGGAAATTATTCTAAGCAAACCTTATCTATAATTAATCAACGCTTATTACAAGATTTTTCTATTTCTACAGACAAGCAGCTACCCGACCTTTTGATCACTAGCTTTGAAGTTATATGGCTCTCAGGTATTTTACTTCTTGTTTTAATTGCTATATGCTATCATAAGCGTTTTTATCAAAAACAAAAGTATTTAAAACCCGTCACAGATTCCGCTCTTATTTCTTTATTGGCTACTTGTAAACAGGAATTAGGAATCACGTCATTCATTGATCTTAGATTAAGTAGTTCTATTAAAAGTCCAATTTTAATAGGATTACTAAAACCTAAAATCATTTTACCCCATAGTCTTACTCAATCTTACTCAATACAAGAAGTACGTTACATTTTTCTTCATGAATTACAACACTATAAACATAAGGATATCTTAATAAATTACATCATATCAGCTTTAACCATAATTTATTGGTTTCATCCCTTGATTCTTTACGCCTTAAAAGAAATGAAGCTAGACCGTGAATTAGTCTGTGACTCTTCTGTACTCAATGGCTTAGAAGAAGATCAATATGCTGACTACGGCTATACCCTGATTCACTTTGCCGATCAAGCTCATTCCTATCCATTGGCACCTAGAACTAATCTGAGCCAAGGCAAAGACTTACTTAAAAAGCGAATTATTCATATTACCCATTATCAATCACCCTCAAAAAAACTTAAGGTAAAAAGTTATTTTATTTTTGGCTTAGTTGTTTTGATTACCCTACAAACACTTCCACTTATTGCCAGACCTATTTCTAATAAGGTAGCTTTTAACTTTGGTTCAAGCAATGTTAAGGAAGAAGATTTACATGCTTTTTTTGGTGATTATATAGGTACTTTTGTTCTATATGACCTTGAAGAGGATACTTATTCTATTTACAACAAAACCCATGCTTTAGAAAGAACTTCTCCCAATTCTACGTATAAGCTCTATAGCGCTCTCTTTGCTTTAGATGCCAATACTATAACTCCTGAACATTCAAAACGTATTTGGGATGGCACTATTTATCCTTTTGAAACTTGGAACCAAGACCAGACACTAATTTCTGCTATGAATTATTCAGTTAATTGGTATTTTCAAGACTTAGATACAGCCCTAGGTGCATCAAAACTTGCTACTTATCTTAAAAAGCTACACTATGGTAATGAAGATTTATCGGGTGGAATGGATACCTTTTGGTTAAATTCTTCCCTCAAAATTTCTCCTTTGGAACAAGTTCAGCTTCTAACTGCTTTTTATAAGCAGGATTTAGCTTTTAATCCCAAAGACATTCTTACTTTAAAACAAGCCATTAAAATTTCTGAGTCTTCCACTTATATTCTTTCAGGTAAAACGGGAACTGGACGTGTTAATGATAAGGATATAAGTGGTTGGTTTATGGGGTACATAGAAAAAAGTGGCAAAGCTTATATCTTTGCCACCCATATAGCAAGTAAAGAGTATGCTGATGGAGCCCGTGCTGCCGACATTGCCATTTCTATTTTAAAGGAAAAAGGCTTATATGAAGCCTCTTAA
- the aroC gene encoding chorismate synthase, translating to MSGSIFGKMFRISTFGESHGEALGVVVDGCPSNIPIALEDIMKNMDRRKPGNPKVATARKEDDQVEILSGIFEGKTTGTPIALLIRNGNQKSHDYTQIKDVYRPSHADFTFDQKYGIRDYRGGGRSSGRETVARVAAGAIAKKFLEALGITVTAYTRAIGPITVAPEAFCLDECRENPVNMPSNQVAEEALAFIAEAKANCDSVGGVVECLITGLKPGIGETVFDKLDARLAYAIMGIGAVKAFEMGSGIEAAKMLGSEYNDAFYSTDGKVNKHTNHSGGTLGGMSDGSNLIFKAHFKPTPSIAKAQQTINTSGKNTQIEIHGRHDPVIVPRAVVVVESMAALTLADLILCDLGANMDHIKALYSKK from the coding sequence ATGTCAGGTTCAATATTCGGTAAAATGTTTCGCATTTCTACATTTGGGGAATCCCACGGGGAAGCCTTAGGTGTAGTAGTAGATGGCTGCCCTTCTAATATACCTATTGCATTAGAAGATATTATGAAGAATATGGACAGGCGTAAGCCTGGTAATCCTAAAGTGGCAACGGCTCGCAAAGAGGATGATCAGGTAGAAATCCTTTCTGGTATATTTGAGGGTAAAACAACAGGTACACCTATTGCTCTACTTATTCGTAATGGTAATCAAAAGTCCCATGATTATACTCAAATTAAAGATGTTTATCGTCCTTCTCATGCTGATTTTACTTTTGATCAAAAATATGGCATTCGTGATTATAGAGGTGGTGGACGTTCCTCTGGCCGTGAAACAGTAGCCAGAGTTGCTGCAGGTGCTATTGCTAAGAAATTCTTAGAGGCGTTAGGTATTACTGTTACAGCTTATACGCGCGCTATTGGTCCTATCACTGTTGCACCTGAAGCTTTTTGCCTAGATGAATGCAGAGAAAATCCTGTTAATATGCCAAGTAACCAAGTAGCCGAAGAAGCACTCGCATTTATTGCTGAAGCTAAAGCTAACTGTGACTCTGTAGGTGGTGTTGTCGAATGTTTAATTACAGGTTTAAAACCTGGTATTGGCGAAACAGTCTTTGATAAACTCGATGCTAGGCTAGCTTATGCCATTATGGGAATTGGAGCTGTTAAAGCTTTTGAAATGGGAAGCGGTATTGAAGCAGCTAAAATGTTAGGTTCTGAGTATAATGATGCCTTTTACAGTACAGATGGAAAGGTAAATAAACATACGAATCATTCAGGCGGCACACTAGGTGGTATGTCTGATGGTAGTAATCTCATTTTTAAAGCGCACTTCAAACCAACACCTTCTATTGCTAAGGCACAGCAAACCATTAATACTTCTGGGAAAAATACACAAATCGAAATTCATGGTAGACATGATCCAGTTATTGTACCTAGAGCTGTCGTCGTTGTAGAATCAATGGCCGCTCTTACCCTAGCTGACCTTATTTTATGTGATTTAGGTGCTAATATGGACCATATTAAAGCACTTTATTCAAAGAAATAA
- the yajC gene encoding preprotein translocase subunit YajC, which produces MNTVLLTTTAGAGGGLMSMLLIYAVIIGVMWFILIRPQKKQQKQVEEMQNSVKIGDTILLNSGLYGKVVDIINDTFIVEFGLNKSVRIPVVRSTVARVAEPNLTVGKKADLVDDDGTEYEYVEVEVEVDENGNEIGEVKK; this is translated from the coding sequence ATGAACACAGTATTATTAACAACAACTGCAGGTGCTGGTGGTGGATTAATGAGTATGCTATTAATTTACGCCGTTATTATTGGTGTAATGTGGTTTATCTTAATTAGACCACAAAAGAAACAACAAAAACAAGTTGAAGAAATGCAAAATAGTGTAAAGATTGGCGATACTATTCTTCTTAACTCTGGACTATATGGTAAAGTTGTAGACATTATCAATGATACTTTTATTGTTGAATTTGGTCTTAACAAAAGTGTACGTATTCCAGTGGTAAGATCAACTGTTGCACGTGTTGCAGAGCCAAACTTAACAGTAGGTAAAAAAGCTGATTTAGTTGACGATGACGGTACAGAATATGAATATGTAGAAGTAGAAGTAGAAGTAGATGAAAACGGCAACGAAATTGGTGAAGTAAAAAAATAA
- a CDS encoding fasciclin domain-containing protein — protein MKRKMGVLFTIIMLVIAIQGSAWAKRGNNIVEIASSDKQFSTLVTALQTAGLIETLEGSGPFTVFAPTNDAFNKLPAGTVENLLKPENKQMLVDILTYHVKSGKLDSREIEKLNGQDIQMLNGKPAKIEVKDGKIYIDNAQIIQTDIIASNGIIHVIDAVILPKE, from the coding sequence ATGAAAAGAAAAATGGGTGTTTTATTTACTATTATTATGTTAGTTATAGCTATTCAAGGTAGTGCATGGGCGAAAAGAGGTAACAATATTGTAGAAATAGCTTCTTCAGATAAACAATTTAGCACGCTAGTTACGGCATTACAAACAGCAGGATTAATAGAAACGCTTGAAGGATCAGGTCCATTTACTGTATTTGCACCAACTAATGATGCTTTTAATAAGTTACCTGCAGGAACTGTAGAAAATTTATTAAAGCCCGAAAATAAGCAAATGCTAGTAGATATTTTAACTTATCATGTAAAATCAGGTAAGTTAGATAGCAGGGAGATAGAAAAATTAAATGGACAAGATATTCAAATGCTAAATGGTAAACCAGCTAAGATAGAAGTAAAAGATGGTAAAATCTATATAGATAATGCACAAATTATCCAAACAGACATTATAGCTAGTAACGGTATTATTCATGTAATAGATGCTGTCATACTACCCAAGGAATAA
- a CDS encoding DUF6070 family protein — translation MKRLKRMIILLVCLTGCSGLSLQENEAILEEQYTEEIQPEYVKLPMSEEEKRICSEEVLEIANLYRVFYRSNPFISEEQIKEIVEIVGEAGIPVTDSDNKVNMKNPQIIESFCKEVEAGEDTKATLYRVTIDGGIVRLDFNKEEDSMSVMQTVVSWNESKEPEITYMEKFIIYQWQYTRKGYLLYKRSYESLAPFGMDYNDGYEAIRVIPLRDEYRQLCKKYIESIGYENNNLFLTNWNENDLGGLQFNDLFEKLYYLKTGHWIKLEDYTKGIETEVFEELIMTYFDISKAEIRRNALYDEVLKKYIWYSRSAGEYTFQTPPLPEVIDCIKHQDGTLTLVVDAIWPQHSTDSAFTHEVTIRLKEQGRFVYVSNSLKASEEDIYPAYIPRTKEDSTIIYKNE, via the coding sequence TTGAAAAGATTAAAACGAATGATTATACTATTAGTATGCTTAACGGGTTGCAGTGGGTTAAGCCTACAGGAAAATGAAGCAATCTTAGAGGAACAATATACTGAAGAAATACAGCCAGAATATGTAAAGCTTCCTATGAGTGAAGAGGAGAAAAGGATTTGCAGTGAAGAGGTACTTGAAATAGCTAACCTTTATCGGGTGTTTTACCGGTCTAATCCTTTTATTAGTGAAGAGCAAATTAAAGAGATTGTGGAAATAGTTGGAGAGGCAGGAATCCCTGTTACAGATAGTGATAATAAGGTAAATATGAAAAATCCTCAGATTATAGAATCTTTTTGTAAAGAGGTAGAGGCAGGAGAAGATACTAAGGCTACTTTGTATAGGGTAACAATTGATGGTGGTATCGTGAGATTAGATTTTAATAAGGAAGAAGACAGTATGAGTGTGATGCAAACGGTTGTAAGTTGGAATGAGTCTAAGGAACCAGAAATCACTTATATGGAAAAATTTATAATCTATCAATGGCAATATACAAGGAAAGGATATTTGCTTTATAAACGCTCATATGAGTCTCTTGCACCTTTTGGCATGGATTATAATGATGGTTATGAAGCTATTAGAGTCATACCATTAAGGGATGAATATCGCCAGTTATGTAAAAAGTATATTGAGTCTATAGGATATGAAAATAATAATTTGTTTTTAACGAACTGGAATGAAAATGATTTAGGAGGACTCCAATTCAATGATTTATTTGAGAAGCTTTATTACTTAAAAACGGGTCATTGGATTAAGCTAGAAGATTATACTAAAGGGATAGAAACCGAAGTTTTTGAGGAACTTATCATGACTTATTTTGATATTTCAAAGGCAGAGATCAGAAGAAATGCCCTCTATGATGAGGTGCTTAAAAAGTATATTTGGTATAGTCGCTCTGCTGGTGAATATACTTTTCAAACACCACCACTACCAGAGGTTATAGATTGCATCAAGCATCAGGATGGGACTTTAACATTAGTAGTAGATGCCATTTGGCCACAACATAGTACAGATAGTGCCTTTACTCATGAAGTAACCATTAGATTGAAGGAGCAAGGTAGATTCGTTTATGTATCTAATAGTTTAAAAGCTTCAGAAGAAGATATTTATCCAGCTTACATACCTAGAACAAAGGAAGATAGTACCATTATCTACAAAAACGAATAA
- the tgt gene encoding tRNA guanosine(34) transglycosylase Tgt, translating to MYELLKVEGRAKRGRFHTPHGVIETPVFMNVATVAAIKGALSTEDLETIDTQVVLSNTYHLHLRPGDKLIKELGGLHKFMVCNKPILTDSGGFQVFSLAAMRKIKEEGVYFSSHIDGRKIFMGPEESMQIQSNLGSTIAMAFDECPPALADRAYIMPSVERTTRWLKRCMDEMNRLNSLEDTVNKQQMLFGINQGGILPDVRIEHAKIISEFDLPGYAVGGLAVGESHEDMYHVLEAVVPYLPQNKPTYLMGVGTPENILEAVDRGIDFFDCVLPARNGRHGHVYTNEGKLNLFNQKHEKDMGPIAADCKCPTCQKYSRAYIRHLLKAKEMLGMRLCVMHNLHYFNNLMTEIRDALDKGEFAAYKKMRLEGYKNNK from the coding sequence ATGTATGAATTACTAAAAGTAGAGGGACGTGCAAAAAGAGGTAGATTTCATACACCACATGGTGTTATTGAGACCCCAGTGTTTATGAATGTTGCCACAGTAGCCGCTATTAAAGGAGCCTTATCTACAGAAGATTTAGAGACAATAGATACCCAGGTTGTATTATCCAATACGTATCATTTACATCTTAGACCAGGAGATAAGCTGATTAAAGAATTAGGCGGTCTTCATAAGTTTATGGTATGTAATAAACCCATTTTAACGGATTCAGGTGGATTTCAAGTATTTTCACTTGCTGCCATGCGTAAAATCAAAGAAGAAGGCGTATACTTTTCTTCACATATAGATGGTCGTAAAATTTTTATGGGACCAGAAGAAAGTATGCAAATTCAATCTAATCTTGGCTCAACTATAGCCATGGCATTTGATGAATGTCCACCAGCCCTTGCAGATCGTGCTTATATTATGCCTTCTGTAGAACGTACTACCAGATGGCTTAAACGCTGTATGGATGAGATGAATCGTTTAAATAGCCTAGAAGATACTGTGAATAAACAGCAAATGTTATTTGGTATTAACCAAGGTGGTATTTTGCCAGATGTACGTATTGAACATGCAAAGATTATTAGTGAGTTTGACCTTCCAGGTTATGCTGTAGGTGGACTAGCTGTAGGAGAATCTCATGAGGATATGTATCATGTGTTAGAAGCTGTTGTACCATACTTACCACAAAATAAGCCAACTTATTTAATGGGGGTAGGAACACCAGAGAATATCCTAGAAGCTGTTGATAGAGGAATTGACTTCTTCGACTGTGTATTGCCAGCTAGAAATGGTCGTCATGGACATGTTTATACCAATGAAGGTAAATTAAATTTATTTAATCAAAAACATGAAAAAGATATGGGGCCTATTGCAGCAGATTGTAAGTGTCCAACTTGTCAGAAATATAGTAGAGCTTACATTAGACATTTATTAAAAGCGAAAGAAATGTTAGGCATGCGCTTATGTGTGATGCATAATCTGCATTATTTTAACAACCTTATGACTGAGATTCGTGACGCATTAGACAAAGGCGAATTTGCAGCTTACAAGAAAATGCGTTTAGAAGGCTATAAAAATAATAAATAA
- a CDS encoding CPBP family intramembrane glutamic endopeptidase → MEDKWLEQLKEEKNKAIRWDILNMILAIGVLLIAQLIGNSIIKFGLQLMPGLYSYLPLLLGINLIINASLMIFLIYLSVKCIEGKGLTSLGLIFSHKTIQSYGKGILTGTMMLLVVVAIVALGGGISFEIRGIDPSQILSFGVVILAWMIQGASEEILIRGYLLPRIGTRRGFATGIVVSSVCFGMLHLFNSGSSVIAILNISLTGIFLALYTLRTGNLWIACGWHTAWNFVQGNILGLNVSGNPIGVTGELIRGTMESRNTLLTGGEFGIEASLATTLVMLAAIIINLFWYTEERVEETSR, encoded by the coding sequence ATGGAGGATAAATGGCTAGAACAACTTAAAGAGGAGAAGAATAAAGCAATAAGATGGGATATACTTAATATGATTCTGGCTATAGGTGTACTTTTAATAGCACAGCTCATAGGGAATAGTATTATCAAATTTGGGCTTCAATTAATGCCGGGCCTGTATAGTTATTTACCATTATTACTAGGAATTAATTTAATAATAAATGCAAGTTTAATGATTTTTTTGATTTATTTAAGTGTGAAATGCATAGAAGGAAAAGGGCTAACGAGTTTAGGTTTGATTTTTAGTCACAAGACCATACAAAGTTATGGAAAAGGCATTTTGACAGGGACGATGATGCTACTTGTGGTAGTGGCTATTGTAGCATTAGGAGGGGGAATAAGTTTTGAAATAAGAGGCATTGATCCCTCTCAGATTTTATCTTTTGGGGTCGTTATACTTGCATGGATGATACAAGGAGCCTCAGAGGAAATTCTCATTAGAGGATATCTTTTACCAAGAATAGGTACAAGAAGAGGTTTTGCTACAGGTATTGTTGTATCCTCTGTATGCTTTGGAATGCTACATCTTTTTAACAGTGGTAGTAGTGTAATTGCCATTTTAAATATTAGCTTAACGGGTATTTTTTTGGCACTGTACACGCTCAGAACGGGAAATCTGTGGATTGCATGTGGATGGCATACAGCTTGGAATTTTGTCCAAGGAAATATACTTGGTTTAAATGTTAGTGGCAATCCTATAGGGGTTACAGGTGAACTGATAAGAGGAACTATGGAAAGTCGCAATACGCTTTTGACAGGGGGAGAATTTGGAATAGAAGCAAGTTTAGCTACAACTCTTGTTATGTTAGCAGCTATTATTATCAATTTGTTTTGGTATACTGAGGAAAGGGTAGAAGAGACGAGTAGATAA
- a CDS encoding BlaI/MecI/CopY family transcriptional regulator, translating into MNSIPQISEAEYEVMKVIWNYAPISTNDVIDKLSSTTSWSPKTIQTMLLRLVKKKVLTYEKNSRVFVYTPLVRQEDYLNKESTSFLNRFYNGALNAMVLNFLENDKLSQEEIHTLKQILNTRKEKGD; encoded by the coding sequence TTGAATTCAATACCCCAAATTTCTGAAGCCGAATATGAAGTTATGAAAGTCATTTGGAACTATGCACCTATTAGTACCAATGATGTTATTGATAAACTTTCATCCACTACATCATGGAGTCCTAAGACCATTCAAACCATGCTTCTTCGTTTAGTTAAGAAAAAAGTATTAACTTACGAAAAAAATAGTCGTGTATTTGTTTATACTCCCTTAGTTAGACAAGAAGATTATTTAAATAAGGAAAGCACTTCTTTCCTCAATCGTTTTTATAACGGTGCTTTAAATGCGATGGTTCTTAACTTTTTAGAAAATGATAAACTTTCTCAAGAAGAAATTCACACATTAAAACAGATTTTAAATACAAGAAAAGAGAAAGGAGATTAG